The window CCGCGTAACCTCTACCGGCGCCTGATCGACGATGATCAGGCGCTCGAGGCGTTTGTGCGCGATGTCGTGAATGAAGAATGGCATTTTCAGCATGACGCCGGGCGCAGCTTTGCCGAAACCGCGGTCGAACTGACCGAACGCTTTCCGCAGCACGCCGATCTGATCGCCGCCTGGGGGCCGCGCTTCAACGAAAGCCTGTCCGGCCCGGTCGACGGAATGCTGGATATCGTGCGCGAACTGGACGCAGCCGGCGTGCCGCTGTTCGCGATCACCAATTTCTCCGCCGAGTTTTTCCCGCCGTTCCGCGATACCCAGGCAGAGATTTTCGACCGGTTCCGCGACATCGTGGTGTCGGGCGAGGAACGGTTGGTCAAACCCGATCCGGCGATCTACCGCCTCGCGCTCGACCGGTTCGGCCTGACGCCGCAGCAGGCGGTGTTCGTGGACGACAACCCGGCCAACATCGCAGCCTCCAGCGCGATGGGCATCGATTCGGTGCTGTTCACCACTGCGCCCGCC of the Sphingomonas sp. BGYR3 genome contains:
- a CDS encoding HAD family phosphatase, with amino-acid sequence MAHASAVIFDVGNVLYHWHPRNLYRRLIDDDQALEAFVRDVVNEEWHFQHDAGRSFAETAVELTERFPQHADLIAAWGPRFNESLSGPVDGMLDIVRELDAAGVPLFAITNFSAEFFPPFRDTQAEIFDRFRDIVVSGEERLVKPDPAIYRLALDRFGLTPQQAVFVDDNPANIAASSAMGIDSVLFTTAPAFRAHLVQVGLLA